TCCCCTCCCCCGACGAGATGGCCCGCTGGGACAAGGCCTCCGTGTCCCTGGGCATCAAGCCCGAAATCCTCATGGAGAACGCCTCTCGCGAGGCCTTGCGCGTCCTGGCCGAAGGCCTGGGCGGTCTGGCCGGACGGCGTGTGCTGCTCCTGGCCGGACCGGGCAACAACGGCGGCGATGTCTTCGCCCTGGCTCGCCACCTCCTGTGCGCCGGGGCCGTGGTGCGCCTGGCGCAGACCAAGCCTCGCGCCGGCTACAAGGGAGAGTCGGCCTACAACCTGCGCCTGGCCGCCAAGCTCGGCGTGAACGGCGAGCTGGTCACGGAGCGCAACCTGTCCCGCCTGGAGCTCGAATGGACCACATGGCGGCCGGACGCCGTGGTGGACGGCCTGCTGGGCACCGGCTTCTCGGGCAGCCTCTCCTCCTTCTTCCTGCGCCTCGTGCAGGTCGTGAACGCGCTTCGCGCCTCGTCCTTCATCTTCGCCGTGGACGTGCCCTCGGGGCTCGACGCGCGCACCGGCCGCCCGGCACCCGAGGCGGTCAGGGCCCACGCCACCGCGACCTTCGAGGCCGCCAAGTTCGGCCTGGCCCTGCCCTGGGCGGCGGCCTTCACCGGAAGGCTCTACGTGCGGGCCATCGGCATCCCGCCACAGGTCAAGGACGAGCATCCCGCCTCCGCGGCCCTGCTCGGCCCCGAGACGCTCGGCCTGCTTCCCGGCCCCGGCGGCGAGGGACACAAGGGGACCTACGGCCACCTCCTGGTGCTCGGCGGCAGCTACAACCTGACCGGCGCGCCGGTCCTGGCCTCCCTCGGGGGACTTCGCAGCGGATGCGGCCTTTCGACCATCGGCTGCCCCTCGGGCCTTTCCTACCATCTGAAATCCGGCATGCCCGAACTCATGACCCTGCCTCTGGGCAAGGGCAACGAGTGGAACGGCCACTTCATGGCCGAGCTCGGACCTCACCTGGGCCGTTTCCAGGCCCTGGTCGTCGGACCGGGGCTCGGACGCACCGACGGCGCGCGCGATTTTCTGCGCCGCCTGCTCGCCGAGGAGATGCTGCCGCCCCTGGTCCTGGACGCGGACGCGCTCTACTGGCTCGCCCAGGACACGGAGCTGCCGCGCCTGCCCGAGGGCACCGTGCTCACGCCCCATCCCCTGGAGGCCGGCCGCATCCTCGGCACGGGCGCCGGGGAGGTCCAGGACGACAGGCGCTCGGCCGTGCACGCCCTGATCGAGCGCACCGGCGCAGTGGTCATCCTCAAGGGCGCGGGCACCTTGGTGGCCGCGCCGGGTTCGCCGGTTCACCTCTGTTCCGTGGATGCCCCGGCCCTCTCCGTGGGCGGCTCGGGCGACGTCCTGGCCGGTTGCGTGGGAGCCTTGCTCGCGCGCGGCCTGCCGCCGCTTGACGCGGCACGGCTTGGCGCATACCTGCATGCACAGGCCGGTCTTCTTCTCAGCAACG
Above is a genomic segment from Desulfovibrio sp. X2 containing:
- a CDS encoding NAD(P)H-hydrate dehydratase, whose translation is MHAPLPSPDEMARWDKASVSLGIKPEILMENASREALRVLAEGLGGLAGRRVLLLAGPGNNGGDVFALARHLLCAGAVVRLAQTKPRAGYKGESAYNLRLAAKLGVNGELVTERNLSRLELEWTTWRPDAVVDGLLGTGFSGSLSSFFLRLVQVVNALRASSFIFAVDVPSGLDARTGRPAPEAVRAHATATFEAAKFGLALPWAAAFTGRLYVRAIGIPPQVKDEHPASAALLGPETLGLLPGPGGEGHKGTYGHLLVLGGSYNLTGAPVLASLGGLRSGCGLSTIGCPSGLSYHLKSGMPELMTLPLGKGNEWNGHFMAELGPHLGRFQALVVGPGLGRTDGARDFLRRLLAEEMLPPLVLDADALYWLAQDTELPRLPEGTVLTPHPLEAGRILGTGAGEVQDDRRSAVHALIERTGAVVILKGAGTLVAAPGSPVHLCSVDAPALSVGGSGDVLAGCVGALLARGLPPLDAARLGAYLHAQAGLLLSNEFPARGCTATEIAAALPRAMQGASPCARP